From the Paenibacillus sp. FSL H8-0548 genome, one window contains:
- a CDS encoding Npt1/Npt2 family nucleotide transporter yields the protein MFRNSMLKPVAQLARQFETDRAEYTKIFYLFGYLFFIVSASTLSRTAADTLFLSRYDASVLSYMYLPQAATLLLTGFIYQRLCGRFRTDQLVVSVILFSSVLALLSRIFVGIGFNWIFPVIYIGYDVLNFLMIVCFWQFATSIMDGRKAKRMIGLVGSGGLVGGIVSGFSLKLLVQPLGTENLIFIYAGAQLLCLLFVIKLLRGIPSPAEFFAIKSILKKTSKARKKATEVKQGLFQSVPHLKYVAIMAGTLTISLTLIDYQFKVILRGTLQNEELASFMGSFYGFAGLLALFVQLFISGKMITRFGVMIAILVFPIVLFTGSFALLIMPVLAIATAVKASDKVLGDTINSSVNQLIMFPVPPEWRGRAKGFLDGIVRNGAKGIAAISLIVLSQWFAIEQFSYFILALIGCCIFAAIKIKKNYLSMLLSTLQSKGIDMQEEPDFVDPASIQILAAALHSQDKQESLYAFKILRGIPEFDMNVHIEPLLKHPVQEVQIEALKFIQFATPAGGVLKLEAHLTTEAAIIRSHAILALAAYAQDEHLDRIISYLHEEDVNLRAAAIVALIKYYGIEGMFHAVGVLKELLENGHEEERIAMAGLFGQIGIASFYKPLIPMLGDSSSLVRIRALKSAALLRVPELVAYIIPLLSDSKVREQATNALKGYDEAVIIPLLESYMVAKELNLQLPRVLEEIGTQAALDCLLQHYLLFPSELREKALESATRIHAGSNQVDKKHAEHLIHQEISYYFEWVEQSKALGHSDHMTELSEAIEQMRLRHVKRIFQLLAFLYDSKAIHAVHANWKDGDARQQANAVEVIDQLLKGKLRADMTKIISSTYVPSYEAPSALREEKTLRWFYDQGDPWLNVSIDYLTASEESREQHTLMKQIHLLKRVALFAGLTGRDFFNIAKRLQAVSLRKGTEIVREGENGDSLYLIEQGNTGIYVNGVKVNELGAYDYFGEMSVITQRVRSATVIAEEDVVLYELTSSAFYEIIFDRTEIAMELMKLLSLRLRSTNAKVSSSLLEVVQEAAAPEGDALISLAEEDRNETIIRRILVLQKISLFAHCSQDDFILLAQMVEESVYEAGEKVCAIGEDGDTMYGIIEGTIQVHKGSEQLAALGIGQCFGEMAIIDGQPRSADCTASSRSLLLELTREQVFAFCFQKLHVLKSLMRVLVERTQDTERLV from the coding sequence ATGTTTAGAAATAGTATGCTAAAGCCAGTTGCCCAGCTCGCTCGTCAGTTTGAAACTGACCGAGCCGAATATACGAAAATTTTCTATTTGTTTGGTTATTTATTTTTTATCGTTTCTGCTTCAACCCTCAGCCGGACGGCTGCTGATACACTATTCCTCAGCCGATATGACGCTTCTGTATTATCTTATATGTATTTGCCCCAAGCGGCTACTCTCCTACTTACTGGGTTTATCTATCAAAGGTTATGCGGACGCTTCCGTACCGATCAATTAGTCGTTAGCGTTATTCTCTTCTCTTCCGTGCTGGCACTCCTCTCGCGAATTTTTGTCGGCATCGGTTTTAACTGGATTTTTCCTGTCATCTACATCGGATACGATGTTCTAAACTTTCTGATGATCGTATGCTTCTGGCAATTTGCAACCTCGATTATGGATGGGCGCAAAGCGAAGCGCATGATTGGTTTGGTCGGGAGCGGCGGCCTAGTCGGCGGTATTGTAAGCGGCTTCAGCCTAAAGCTGCTTGTGCAGCCATTAGGTACTGAGAATCTAATCTTCATCTATGCGGGCGCGCAGCTATTGTGCCTCCTATTCGTTATTAAGCTTCTGCGCGGAATACCAAGCCCTGCCGAGTTTTTTGCGATTAAATCCATTCTCAAAAAGACGTCCAAAGCACGCAAAAAAGCAACCGAAGTGAAGCAAGGCTTGTTCCAGAGTGTACCTCATCTGAAGTATGTCGCTATTATGGCTGGAACGCTCACCATATCCCTGACCCTGATCGATTATCAATTCAAAGTCATTCTTCGCGGCACCTTGCAAAATGAAGAGCTCGCCAGCTTTATGGGCAGCTTTTATGGTTTTGCGGGATTGCTGGCGCTCTTCGTGCAATTATTTATTTCTGGGAAAATGATTACCCGCTTCGGTGTTATGATTGCCATTCTTGTTTTTCCGATCGTGTTATTCACGGGAAGCTTTGCCCTCTTAATTATGCCTGTGCTTGCTATTGCAACTGCGGTTAAGGCTAGTGATAAGGTACTGGGGGATACGATTAACTCCTCAGTCAATCAGCTCATCATGTTCCCTGTTCCCCCTGAATGGCGCGGCAGAGCCAAGGGATTCCTCGATGGGATCGTACGCAATGGCGCCAAGGGGATTGCGGCAATCAGTCTCATTGTATTGTCACAGTGGTTTGCGATAGAGCAATTCAGCTATTTCATACTCGCGTTAATTGGCTGCTGTATTTTCGCCGCGATAAAAATCAAAAAGAACTATCTCAGCATGCTGTTGTCCACATTGCAATCAAAGGGTATAGACATGCAGGAAGAGCCGGATTTCGTGGACCCTGCTAGCATCCAGATCCTTGCAGCAGCACTGCATAGCCAAGACAAGCAGGAGTCGTTATATGCTTTTAAAATATTACGCGGCATTCCAGAATTTGATATGAATGTACATATCGAGCCTTTACTGAAGCATCCTGTTCAAGAGGTGCAGATTGAAGCGTTGAAATTCATTCAATTCGCGACGCCTGCAGGTGGAGTGTTAAAGCTTGAAGCACATCTAACCACAGAAGCTGCAATCATACGCTCCCACGCCATCTTAGCTTTGGCTGCCTATGCTCAGGATGAGCATTTGGATCGAATTATTTCCTACTTACATGAAGAGGATGTCAATCTGCGAGCGGCGGCTATCGTGGCGTTAATTAAATATTACGGAATCGAGGGCATGTTCCATGCTGTCGGCGTTTTAAAAGAGCTGCTCGAGAACGGCCATGAAGAAGAACGGATAGCGATGGCTGGCTTGTTCGGTCAAATTGGCATCGCTAGCTTTTATAAACCGTTAATTCCTATGCTGGGGGACTCTTCCTCCCTCGTTCGTATACGAGCACTAAAATCTGCTGCTTTGCTGCGAGTACCTGAGCTGGTTGCATACATTATTCCGCTGCTGAGTGATAGTAAAGTCCGCGAACAAGCGACGAATGCATTAAAGGGCTATGACGAGGCTGTCATTATTCCGCTGCTAGAGTCCTATATGGTCGCAAAGGAGCTCAATCTTCAATTGCCCCGCGTATTAGAGGAAATTGGAACGCAAGCTGCGCTGGATTGTTTATTGCAGCATTACTTGCTGTTTCCCAGTGAGCTTAGGGAAAAAGCACTTGAATCCGCAACACGGATTCATGCCGGTTCCAATCAAGTAGACAAAAAGCATGCGGAGCATTTGATTCATCAGGAGATTTCCTACTACTTCGAATGGGTAGAGCAAAGCAAAGCGCTTGGTCATTCGGATCATATGACCGAGCTTTCTGAAGCGATCGAGCAGATGCGGCTGCGTCATGTGAAGAGGATTTTTCAATTGCTGGCCTTTCTTTATGATTCGAAGGCAATCCATGCGGTACATGCCAATTGGAAAGACGGAGATGCTAGGCAGCAAGCCAATGCCGTAGAAGTTATTGACCAGCTGCTTAAAGGTAAATTGCGGGCAGATATGACCAAAATTATTTCATCCACATACGTGCCTAGCTATGAGGCTCCATCTGCCCTACGCGAAGAGAAGACATTGCGTTGGTTTTATGACCAAGGCGATCCGTGGTTGAATGTTAGTATTGATTATTTAACAGCGTCGGAAGAGAGCCGTGAACAACATACACTGATGAAGCAAATTCACCTATTAAAGCGTGTAGCCTTATTTGCAGGATTAACGGGCCGGGATTTCTTCAATATTGCTAAGCGACTGCAAGCGGTCTCCCTACGAAAGGGTACTGAAATCGTCCGTGAAGGAGAAAATGGAGATTCTCTCTACCTCATTGAGCAGGGCAACACAGGTATCTATGTCAATGGTGTCAAAGTTAACGAGCTTGGCGCATACGATTATTTTGGCGAAATGAGTGTCATTACGCAGAGGGTGCGATCTGCAACCGTAATCGCCGAGGAGGATGTCGTGCTGTATGAGCTGACCTCGAGCGCATTTTATGAAATTATTTTCGACCGGACGGAAATTGCAATGGAGCTGATGAAGCTGTTATCCCTCCGGCTGCGCTCCACGAATGCGAAGGTTTCCTCTTCACTATTGGAAGTTGTTCAAGAGGCAGCTGCCCCGGAGGGTGATGCGCTTATATCGCTTGCTGAAGAGGACCGAAACGAGACGATTATTAGACGTATTCTGGTGCTGCAGAAAATCAGTCTGTTCGCCCACTGCTCACAGGATGATTTTATTCTGCTCGCTCAAATGGTTGAGGAGTCGGTGTATGAGGCTGGTGAGAAGGTTTGTGCGATCGGTGAGGATGGAGACACGATGTATGGCATTATCGAGGGCACGATCCAAGTGCATAAGGGCTCTGAGCAGCTGGCCGCACTTGGGATAGGGCAATGCTTCGGGGAGATGGCAATCATCGATGGCCAGCCCCGCTCTGCCGATTGTACTGCCAGCAGCCGCAGCCTGTTGCTGGAGCTCACAAGGGAGCAGGTATTCGCTTTCTGCTTTCAGAAGCTGCATGTATTGAAGAGCTTGATGCGTGTGCTGGTGGAGCGGACGCAGGATACGGAGCGGTTGGTGTAA
- a CDS encoding AzlD domain-containing protein produces MTVDLHLLLIIAGCAIVTFIPRTLPFAVIRKLKLPAPIVKWLSYIPVCLLTALIVQGAIRPTASIPAINWLHLMILVPTLLTALKTKSLLLTVVAGILTAALVRWIF; encoded by the coding sequence GTGACGGTCGATCTCCATCTGCTTCTTATTATCGCAGGCTGTGCAATCGTAACGTTCATCCCACGCACCCTCCCGTTTGCTGTTATTCGAAAGCTCAAGCTGCCAGCCCCCATTGTCAAATGGCTCTCCTATATTCCGGTATGCCTGCTAACCGCACTTATCGTTCAAGGAGCTATTCGTCCAACTGCTTCGATACCGGCGATCAACTGGCTTCATTTAATGATCCTCGTGCCCACACTGCTGACGGCTCTAAAAACAAAAAGCTTGCTGCTCACGGTTGTCGCAGGCATTTTGACCGCTGCTTTGGTTAGGTGGATTTTCTGA
- a CDS encoding AzlC family ABC transporter permease encodes MLEVEYSLQKEENLTFKQGVQDCIPTLLGYIGIGLAAGVVGNSAHLSILEIGLLSALVYAGASQFIICAMLVAMSPPSAIIATTFLVNLRHFLMSAALSPHFTRYSLLKNIGIGALLTDESFGVTSLRVSKGLAINDRWINGLNVTAYVTWIASCLAGGWMGSWIGNPEAFGLDFALTAMFVALLVLQMIALPASKLRHYLVLIAYTVLAMYILSSFFSIYAAVLLSTVICAAIGVVSEK; translated from the coding sequence ATCTTGGAAGTGGAATACAGCTTACAAAAGGAAGAAAACCTAACCTTCAAACAAGGCGTTCAAGATTGCATTCCTACGCTGCTAGGCTATATCGGTATCGGATTGGCCGCTGGCGTTGTCGGCAATTCAGCTCATTTAAGCATTTTGGAAATTGGACTACTCTCGGCTTTAGTCTATGCGGGCGCCTCTCAATTTATCATTTGTGCCATGCTAGTTGCTATGAGTCCTCCTTCAGCCATTATTGCAACAACGTTTCTCGTTAACTTACGTCACTTCCTGATGAGTGCAGCGCTCTCCCCTCACTTTACGCGCTACTCACTGCTGAAAAATATAGGAATAGGAGCCCTCCTGACCGATGAATCCTTTGGAGTTACATCACTGCGAGTTTCCAAGGGACTCGCGATTAACGATCGGTGGATAAATGGGTTGAACGTTACCGCTTATGTTACGTGGATCGCTTCCTGCCTAGCAGGCGGCTGGATGGGCAGCTGGATAGGGAACCCGGAGGCGTTTGGACTAGACTTTGCATTAACCGCAATGTTCGTGGCGCTGCTCGTTCTGCAAATGATCGCTCTGCCAGCATCCAAGCTGAGACATTATCTTGTACTCATTGCCTATACGGTTTTAGCTATGTACATCCTATCGTCCTTCTTTTCTATTTATGCTGCAGTCCTTCTTTCCACTGTCATTTGTGCTGCGATCGGGGTGGTGAGCGAAAAGTGA
- a CDS encoding replicative DNA helicase: MDHLDLNLEQLTNGFKDRMTKLALFDPLFELRGKRRTDRQQKPIDMMELGLLSLLFFFEQKLIRSSKAGIKELAQYLYRATAAVYDLGETEVEAEELARQIVQVFRPASGKKREFSFYNWETKQAEQAHISILRAHAFDLKTNTQYYTLDEDGLELVFATKEFYMEFQLSIHQLVLRKQLEKGEFLGALRQINEMRVDVESLQERMQKLEHEIKRNIVSEETFNRYKALLDDIYSRLNRENEEFEELRQFSKDTKDRIQAEAARSKDQRPYELILKIGNELESVHGEHTVLFRQSMDLKAHALSAARESLYYTGLHSFSFEQDIASLIFSVPLPLESMKGIIAPLLNVEQSKQWSLLTVWAEQNIQEEQDSSDRDNSFMEAQTEEQSEMFIEERKRAFSYYMELLIGLMEEENRVDLSRLIEHVKELGQEKLLAKRSFYDFWLLLHQRSPLQSVNQHAEDMDKSQWLESVISQLGQRTLYVREAKSLFKVNERFTIQNMWMSWEEDGYGD; this comes from the coding sequence ATGGATCATTTAGATTTGAATTTGGAACAGCTTACGAATGGCTTCAAGGATCGTATGACGAAGCTTGCTCTATTTGATCCCTTGTTTGAGCTGCGGGGCAAACGAAGGACAGATCGTCAGCAAAAGCCTATTGATATGATGGAGCTTGGGCTGCTGTCGCTGCTGTTCTTCTTCGAACAGAAGCTGATTCGCAGCAGCAAGGCGGGCATTAAGGAGCTTGCACAGTATTTGTACCGCGCTACGGCTGCTGTCTATGATCTTGGAGAGACAGAGGTTGAAGCCGAGGAGCTTGCGCGGCAGATCGTACAGGTGTTTCGGCCGGCATCGGGCAAGAAGCGGGAGTTTTCCTTCTATAACTGGGAGACAAAGCAAGCGGAGCAAGCCCATATCTCCATTCTTCGCGCTCATGCATTTGATCTCAAAACAAATACACAATACTATACGCTGGATGAGGATGGGCTGGAGCTCGTTTTTGCGACAAAAGAGTTTTATATGGAGTTTCAGTTGTCCATTCATCAGCTTGTGCTGCGCAAGCAGCTGGAGAAGGGTGAGTTTCTCGGTGCATTGCGGCAAATTAATGAGATGCGGGTGGATGTGGAATCTCTGCAGGAGAGAATGCAGAAGCTGGAGCATGAAATCAAGCGCAATATCGTATCAGAGGAAACGTTTAATCGGTATAAGGCTTTGCTCGACGACATTTATTCTCGGTTGAACAGGGAGAATGAAGAGTTTGAGGAGCTAAGGCAATTTAGCAAGGATACGAAGGATCGCATACAGGCGGAGGCGGCGCGAAGCAAGGATCAACGCCCTTATGAGCTGATTTTGAAAATAGGAAATGAGCTTGAGAGCGTACATGGCGAGCATACGGTGCTATTTCGCCAAAGCATGGATTTGAAAGCACATGCCTTATCAGCAGCAAGGGAATCCCTCTATTATACGGGACTTCATTCCTTTAGCTTTGAGCAGGATATCGCATCGCTTATTTTTAGCGTGCCCTTGCCGCTTGAGAGCATGAAAGGGATCATTGCCCCCTTGTTGAATGTGGAGCAGTCGAAGCAGTGGTCTTTGCTAACGGTTTGGGCAGAGCAAAATATTCAAGAGGAGCAAGATAGCTCGGATAGGGACAATAGCTTCATGGAGGCCCAGACAGAAGAGCAGAGTGAAATGTTTATTGAGGAACGCAAGCGCGCATTCTCTTATTATATGGAATTGCTTATAGGCTTAATGGAAGAAGAAAACCGAGTAGACCTCTCGCGCTTGATCGAGCATGTGAAGGAGCTTGGGCAGGAAAAGCTGCTTGCGAAGCGCTCCTTTTATGATTTTTGGCTGCTGCTGCATCAGCGAAGTCCGCTTCAGTCTGTTAATCAGCATGCAGAGGATATGGACAAGAGCCAGTGGCTGGAGTCTGTGATTAGTCAGCTCGGCCAGCGGACACTGTATGTTCGAGAGGCGAAATCACTCTTTAAAGTAAATGAGAGATTCACGATCCAAAACATGTGGATGTCATGGGAGGAGGACGGTTATGGCGATTGA
- a CDS encoding Wadjet anti-phage system protein JetD domain-containing protein yields the protein MPIRQQIESYLSRHKKQTISLAELEGICSASSTSYQELGEVLMSLEASEALQMVKAQGRNGKQPSLAYNYRINKSKFKLDLHRQLQQARLQLHPHIRIDAYYSLPAEAWQQDEPRIRQIDEYLRRESLPEESVPAPERSFALVGDEKWITENNGMELLERIGLWSSMRIISVADPLMLAFNPQQAGLAAQLHLIVENKTTYQGLLPALADTQFSTLIYGCGKKIIKSIELFELQLPLPEARHNFYYFGDIDHEGINIWASLNERMKLLYQSEARLALPFYRACLAKENVFGKETQRRDLLAVEAFSSHFTEAEQASINSCLASGGYYPQEILKTAELKALWRSAAWII from the coding sequence ATGCCTATTAGGCAGCAAATAGAGAGTTATTTGAGTCGGCACAAGAAACAGACCATTTCCTTGGCAGAGCTGGAGGGAATCTGCTCGGCTAGTTCGACTAGCTATCAGGAGCTTGGTGAAGTACTTATGTCTTTAGAGGCTAGTGAAGCATTGCAGATGGTAAAGGCACAAGGACGCAACGGAAAGCAGCCCTCGCTTGCCTATAACTATCGGATTAATAAAAGCAAGTTTAAGCTGGACTTGCATCGCCAGCTGCAGCAGGCAAGACTTCAACTGCATCCGCATATTCGAATAGATGCCTATTATAGCTTGCCAGCAGAAGCATGGCAGCAAGATGAGCCGAGAATTAGGCAGATCGATGAATATTTAAGAAGAGAGTCGCTCCCGGAGGAGTCTGTCCCTGCTCCTGAGCGCAGCTTTGCATTGGTTGGTGATGAAAAATGGATTACAGAAAACAACGGAATGGAGCTGCTCGAGCGAATTGGCCTATGGTCGTCGATGCGAATCATATCGGTGGCAGACCCGTTGATGCTTGCTTTTAACCCGCAACAGGCGGGACTTGCAGCGCAGCTTCATCTCATTGTGGAGAATAAAACGACTTATCAAGGCTTGCTTCCAGCGTTGGCTGACACACAGTTCTCGACTTTGATCTATGGCTGTGGGAAGAAGATTATTAAGAGCATTGAGTTATTCGAGCTGCAGCTTCCATTGCCAGAAGCGCGGCATAACTTTTATTATTTTGGAGACATAGATCATGAAGGCATTAATATTTGGGCATCGCTGAATGAGAGGATGAAATTACTTTATCAATCGGAGGCTCGGCTTGCGCTGCCTTTTTACCGGGCATGTCTGGCGAAGGAAAATGTATTTGGCAAGGAAACGCAAAGACGGGATCTGCTCGCAGTGGAAGCATTTAGCTCCCATTTCACCGAGGCGGAGCAAGCTAGCATTAATAGCTGTCTAGCATCCGGAGGCTATTACCCGCAAGAAATATTGAAGACAGCGGAGCTTAAAGCGCTTTGGAGGTCGGCCGCATGGATCATTTAG
- a CDS encoding DUF6063 family protein: MAIDHNVVMKAFRMYVQLARDTYAGKELLQEYVADDALRGLVDQFAREVDCVTVVAGEQLYMIPETRLSPFHVSNDYIKKNYMRTNAVNADLYLMYVCIIVLIGAFYDSYQTLEPTRSFLRLDEWTELVNERIVMLAEHSEEELKAMEKEFSYHWTSIIEKWEAMDDVKETAQRQSGNTISRVSFIDTVKRFMIAQELVQDIGNQELVLTEKSKIVVQRYFMELEYNRGVLEFLYQFEHSRKEEAGHAGNL, from the coding sequence ATGGCGATTGATCATAATGTAGTGATGAAGGCGTTCCGTATGTATGTGCAGTTAGCACGCGATACTTATGCGGGGAAAGAGCTTTTACAAGAATATGTAGCAGATGATGCGTTGCGGGGACTTGTGGATCAATTTGCGCGCGAGGTGGATTGTGTGACGGTAGTGGCAGGCGAACAGCTCTATATGATTCCGGAGACGCGGCTATCGCCATTCCATGTGAGCAATGATTATATTAAAAAAAATTACATGCGAACGAATGCAGTGAATGCGGATCTTTATTTAATGTATGTGTGCATCATTGTACTTATCGGTGCTTTCTATGACAGTTATCAGACACTTGAGCCGACCCGCAGCTTCCTGCGGCTTGATGAGTGGACGGAACTCGTTAATGAGCGAATCGTTATGCTTGCCGAGCACTCTGAAGAGGAGTTAAAGGCGATGGAGAAGGAGTTCTCCTACCACTGGACCTCAATCATTGAGAAGTGGGAAGCGATGGATGATGTGAAAGAAACGGCGCAGCGTCAGAGCGGAAATACAATTAGCCGAGTAAGCTTTATTGATACGGTAAAGCGGTTTATGATTGCGCAGGAGCTAGTTCAGGATATCGGAAACCAGGAGCTGGTTTTAACAGAAAAATCCAAGATCGTTGTGCAGCGGTATTTTATGGAGCTGGAATATAACCGAGGGGTATTAGAGTTTCTTTATCAGTTTGAGCATAGCAGGAAGGAGGAAGCAGGCCATGCCGGCAATCTCTAA
- a CDS encoding type II TA system antitoxin MqsA family protein, whose product MTKRIRYCNECRCEREVQIKEREALLTYGDESFSVIEVFAACMACGQEVSDEELDSLTLRRLQQAYELKHTYHAEGIKKIRLYFGFTQPVFAKILNIGLSTLKRYERGGSSPDVTQMGIFKLLKYAPENMLKFYETNLLNLLPSEKEIVEKRFLELFGESEYERSCYHLFETIYKPFENSISNGDVHFHTNKFLNMILFFTQHGVLKTKLMKLLWYSDFLHFKRFQSSISGVTYIHKPYGPVPKEYEAVLAYMESSGQIAILVEEGDDGYTRISITSQRQLQDEWFSPAEFQTLSEIVTYFESFGSREISDYAHRTSAWLETVDDQIIEYSYAGSIQLQ is encoded by the coding sequence TTGACGAAACGTATCCGTTACTGCAATGAGTGCCGATGTGAGCGTGAAGTTCAAATTAAAGAAAGAGAAGCACTTTTGACATATGGGGATGAATCTTTTTCGGTCATTGAGGTTTTTGCAGCATGTATGGCCTGTGGCCAAGAGGTTTCTGATGAAGAACTCGACTCGTTAACATTAAGAAGATTACAGCAAGCCTATGAATTAAAGCATACGTATCATGCGGAAGGAATAAAGAAAATCAGGTTATACTTTGGTTTTACTCAACCTGTATTTGCTAAAATTTTAAATATTGGATTGTCCACTTTAAAAAGATACGAACGTGGTGGATCTTCACCGGACGTCACCCAAATGGGTATTTTTAAATTATTGAAGTATGCACCAGAAAACATGCTCAAATTTTATGAGACGAATCTTTTGAACTTGCTGCCCTCAGAGAAAGAAATTGTTGAAAAAAGGTTTCTTGAATTGTTTGGAGAGAGTGAGTACGAACGAAGCTGCTATCATTTATTTGAAACGATCTATAAACCTTTTGAAAACTCTATAAGTAATGGGGATGTACATTTTCACACTAATAAGTTTTTAAACATGATTTTATTTTTCACACAGCATGGAGTATTAAAGACAAAACTAATGAAACTTTTATGGTATTCTGATTTTCTGCACTTCAAGAGATTTCAAAGCTCAATAAGTGGAGTTACGTATATTCACAAACCATATGGACCTGTTCCCAAAGAATATGAGGCGGTTCTGGCCTATATGGAAAGCAGCGGACAAATTGCTATTTTGGTTGAGGAAGGTGATGATGGTTACACAAGAATTTCTATCACATCGCAGCGACAGCTTCAAGATGAATGGTTTTCGCCGGCCGAATTTCAGACGTTATCGGAAATAGTGACATACTTTGAATCGTTTGGTTCTCGCGAAATTAGCGATTATGCGCATAGAACAAGCGCATGGCTTGAAACTGTGGATGATCAAATCATCGAATACTCTTATGCTGGTTCTATTCAATTGCAATAA